A single region of the Gracilibacillus caseinilyticus genome encodes:
- a CDS encoding ABC transporter permease, with product MSFLQELSKYMLENSSLLLDLTIEHILMVVYGLALALVIGIPLGIIAARYEKLAPIIISLTNILQLIPSLAMLAILMLYFGLGFQTMVIGLFLYSLMPIVRNTYVGIREVDDSILEAGKGSGMTPLQLLAKVQFPLSVPFLLAGLRVASVIAIAVACIGPYIGAEGLGKEIISGISLQSDVKIYAGAIPATLLAIIADLALGLLEKKAKKRMALA from the coding sequence ATGAGCTTTCTCCAAGAACTAAGTAAGTACATGCTTGAGAATAGTAGTTTACTCTTAGATTTGACGATAGAGCATATATTAATGGTTGTTTATGGCTTGGCATTAGCACTTGTCATAGGTATACCGTTAGGAATTATTGCAGCTCGCTATGAAAAGCTGGCACCGATTATTATCTCGTTAACTAATATTTTGCAATTGATTCCAAGCTTAGCAATGTTAGCTATATTGATGCTTTACTTTGGATTAGGATTTCAAACAATGGTAATTGGACTATTCCTTTATTCCTTGATGCCGATTGTTCGCAATACCTATGTGGGAATTAGAGAAGTCGATGACAGTATTTTAGAAGCAGGTAAAGGCTCTGGAATGACACCTTTACAATTGCTTGCCAAAGTTCAATTCCCGTTATCTGTTCCATTCCTGTTGGCAGGATTACGTGTCGCATCAGTAATTGCGATTGCAGTTGCATGTATTGGACCGTATATTGGAGCGGAAGGTTTAGGAAAAGAGATTATTTCGGGAATCAGTCTGCAATCTGATGTAAAAATCTATGCTGGTGCGATTCCTGCCACATTATTAGCAATTATTGCAGATTTAGCATTGGGCTTATTAGAAAAGAAAGCGAAGAAAAGAATGGCGTTAGCATAA